A part of Cannabis sativa cultivar Pink pepper isolate KNU-18-1 chromosome 6, ASM2916894v1, whole genome shotgun sequence genomic DNA contains:
- the LOC115725365 gene encoding protein NUCLEOLAR FACTOR 1 isoform X2, with translation MGKQFRNHGGLKRPNKTQKFESTRHTKKNRGVEQEKIAHLASPSSSGELSEEENENVAPTEEIIHKESSTYDELLNLLSSSSKSVAHANKQRQRQEEGRSDTEEEDEDEDEDEDEDEDEDEDDDDETTSLPEDLDNDAKEIDDSLKGDKQTEDEMETSGSDEEHDSGIDDESAVEATRSDSSFSRHVGHILSKVEVDNLSTMKWKYKWEVPAVGMSNCRWVGTGECFLKDLDTNVHVDYDMKLKLYKHWLDIYKTSGKNDFHSSKQRLFFTLCNSYRDILHCNKKPFYLKGLEDDSSIMDGYIMHTLNHVFKTRDIVTKNDSKAAKHQEKSKDNLLNDDSFLDQGFTRPKVLILLPLASNALRVVKRLIQLTPSSHKATVEHMDRFYKEFDNEDVEDSEDENKESGSGQDFGNLNSQKSSKPSDFESLFGGINNDHFVFGIKFTRRSIKLYSDFYSSDIIVASALGLLTKMGQAEKDKDKDVDYLSSIELLIIDYAEVITMQNWSYLSSVVKQLNLIPSKQHGTDVMRIRQWYLDGYARFYRQTIMLSSYLNPDINAMFNHQCVNYQGKVKLECEYKGVLPKVLLQVQQIYQRFGADSVEDIDDARLEYFTKKVFPKIKDSSEGGVMIFISSYFEFVRIRNFLKSQNASFCLLSEYTKQSDISRARVWFFEGKRKIMLYTERMHFYHRYKIRGIKNLMFYSLPERKEFYPEIVNMVEGSDNLTSTTLFSRFDQLRLERIVGTSNAKRMVKSEKEVFVFC, from the exons ATGGGGAAGCAGTTTCGGAATCACGGAG GTTTAAAGAGACCAAATAAGACTCAGAAGTTTGAATCAACTCGGCATACCAAGAAAAATCGTGGTGTTGAACAAGAAAAGATTGCCCATTTAGCATCACCTAGCTCCTCAG GAGAACTATCTGAGGAAGAAAATGAAAATGTAGCTCCCACAGAAGAAATCATTCATAAGGAATCATCAACATATGACGAGTTGTTGAACTTGCTGAGTTCATCTAGTAAATCTGTTGCACATGCTAATAAACAGAG ACAAAGACAAGAAGAAGGTAGAAGTGACACAGAGGAAGAGGACGAGGACGAGGACGAGGACGAGGACGAGGATGAGGATGAGGATGAGGATGACGATGATGAAACTACTAGTTTGCCAGAGGATTTAGACAATGATGCAAAAG AAATCGACGACTCTCTGAAAGGTGACAAACAAACTGAAGATGAGATGGAGACCTCTGGTTCAGATGAGGAACATGACTCGGgaattgatgatgaatctgctGTTGAGGCAACAAGGAGTGACAG TTCATTTAGTAGACACGTGGGACACATTTTGTCAAAAGTAGAGGTTGATAACCTGTCAACAATGAAATGGAAATATAAATGGGAGGTTCCTGCTGTTGGGATGTCAAATTGTCGGTGGGTAGGAACAGGAGAGTGTTTCCTAAAG GATCTTGATACCAATGTGCATGTTGATTATGATATGAAGCTTAAACTATATAAACACTGGCTAGATATATACAAGACCTCTGGGAAAAATGATTTTCATTCTTCCAAACAAAGATTGTTCTTCACTCTAT GCAACAGTTATCGGGATATATTGCATTGCAATAAAAAGCCCTTTTACCTCAAAGGCTTGGAAGATGACTCGAGCATCATGGATGGATACATAATGCATACC TTAAATCACGTCTTCAAAACTAGAGATATTGTGACAAAGAATGATTCTAAAGCGGCCAAGCACCAAGAGAAATCCAAGGATAATTTACTTAATGATGATAGTTTCCTTGATCAGGGATTTACTCGTCCCAAG GTTCTGATTCTGTTGCCGCTGGCAAGCAATGCGCTTCGAGTTGTTAAGAGGCTTATCCAACTGACCCCTTCATCTCACAAG GCTACTGTGGAGCACATGGACCGATTCTATAAGGAGTTTGATAATGAAGATGTGGAAGACAGTGAGGATGAAAACAAAGAATCTGGAAGTGGCCAGGATTTTGGAAATTTAAATTCTCAAAAGTCTTCAAAACCTTCCGACTTTGAATCACTTTTTGGTGGGATTAACAATGATCATTTTGTATTTGGTATAAAGTTCACTAG GCGGAGCATAAAACTGTACAGTGATTTTTATTCCTCGGATATTATAGTTGCTTCTGCTCTTGGTTTGCTTACA AAAATGGGGCAGGCAGAAAAAGACAAGGACAAAGATGTTGACTATCTTTCTTCTATAGAG CTTCTCATTATTGATTATGCGGAGGTCATCACTATGCAG AACTGGTCTTATTTGTCATCTGTTGTTAAACAATTGAACCTTATTCCATCAAAGCAGCATGGAACTGATGTTATGCGCATAAGGCAGTG GTACTTGGATGGGTATGCAAGATTTTACAGGCAAACAATAATGTTGTCATCATATTTAAACCCAG ATATAAATGCAATGTTCAATCACCAGTGTGTTAATTACCAAGGGAAG gtGAAGTTGGAGTGTGAATATAAAGGTGTCCTTCCCAAGGTGCTGCTACAGGTGCAACAG ATTTACCAGAGATTTGGTGCAGACTCAGTAGAAGATATTGATGATGCTCGTCTTGAGTATTTTACGAAGAAG GTTTTCCCAAAGATTAAAGATTCTAGTGAG GGTGGTGTTATGATATTCATCAGTTCTTACTTTGAGTTTGTTCGAATTAGGAACTTTTTAAAGTCACAGAATGCATCCTTTTGTCTACTTTCAGA GTATACAAAACAAAGTGATATTTCTCGTGCTCGAGTTTGGTTTTTTGAAGGGAAAAGGAAAATCATGCTTTATACAGAGAGAATGCACTTCTACCACAGATACAAG ATTCGTGGTATTAAGAATTTGATGTTCTATTCACTCCCTGAGAGAAAGGAGTTTTACCCCGAG ATCGTTAACATGGTTGAGGGGTCTGATAACCTTACGAGCACCACACTCTTCTCTCGCTTCGATCAATTacgg CTGGAGAGAATCGTTGGAACATCAAATGCAAAGAGAATGGTGAAATCGGAAAAGGAGGTGTTTGTATTCTGTTGA
- the LOC115725365 gene encoding protein NUCLEOLAR FACTOR 1 isoform X1 → MGKQFRNHGAGLKRPNKTQKFESTRHTKKNRGVEQEKIAHLASPSSSGELSEEENENVAPTEEIIHKESSTYDELLNLLSSSSKSVAHANKQRQRQEEGRSDTEEEDEDEDEDEDEDEDEDEDDDDETTSLPEDLDNDAKEIDDSLKGDKQTEDEMETSGSDEEHDSGIDDESAVEATRSDSSFSRHVGHILSKVEVDNLSTMKWKYKWEVPAVGMSNCRWVGTGECFLKDLDTNVHVDYDMKLKLYKHWLDIYKTSGKNDFHSSKQRLFFTLCNSYRDILHCNKKPFYLKGLEDDSSIMDGYIMHTLNHVFKTRDIVTKNDSKAAKHQEKSKDNLLNDDSFLDQGFTRPKVLILLPLASNALRVVKRLIQLTPSSHKATVEHMDRFYKEFDNEDVEDSEDENKESGSGQDFGNLNSQKSSKPSDFESLFGGINNDHFVFGIKFTRRSIKLYSDFYSSDIIVASALGLLTKMGQAEKDKDKDVDYLSSIELLIIDYAEVITMQNWSYLSSVVKQLNLIPSKQHGTDVMRIRQWYLDGYARFYRQTIMLSSYLNPDINAMFNHQCVNYQGKVKLECEYKGVLPKVLLQVQQIYQRFGADSVEDIDDARLEYFTKKVFPKIKDSSEGGVMIFISSYFEFVRIRNFLKSQNASFCLLSEYTKQSDISRARVWFFEGKRKIMLYTERMHFYHRYKIRGIKNLMFYSLPERKEFYPEIVNMVEGSDNLTSTTLFSRFDQLRLERIVGTSNAKRMVKSEKEVFVFC, encoded by the exons ATGGGGAAGCAGTTTCGGAATCACGGAG CAGGTTTAAAGAGACCAAATAAGACTCAGAAGTTTGAATCAACTCGGCATACCAAGAAAAATCGTGGTGTTGAACAAGAAAAGATTGCCCATTTAGCATCACCTAGCTCCTCAG GAGAACTATCTGAGGAAGAAAATGAAAATGTAGCTCCCACAGAAGAAATCATTCATAAGGAATCATCAACATATGACGAGTTGTTGAACTTGCTGAGTTCATCTAGTAAATCTGTTGCACATGCTAATAAACAGAG ACAAAGACAAGAAGAAGGTAGAAGTGACACAGAGGAAGAGGACGAGGACGAGGACGAGGACGAGGACGAGGATGAGGATGAGGATGAGGATGACGATGATGAAACTACTAGTTTGCCAGAGGATTTAGACAATGATGCAAAAG AAATCGACGACTCTCTGAAAGGTGACAAACAAACTGAAGATGAGATGGAGACCTCTGGTTCAGATGAGGAACATGACTCGGgaattgatgatgaatctgctGTTGAGGCAACAAGGAGTGACAG TTCATTTAGTAGACACGTGGGACACATTTTGTCAAAAGTAGAGGTTGATAACCTGTCAACAATGAAATGGAAATATAAATGGGAGGTTCCTGCTGTTGGGATGTCAAATTGTCGGTGGGTAGGAACAGGAGAGTGTTTCCTAAAG GATCTTGATACCAATGTGCATGTTGATTATGATATGAAGCTTAAACTATATAAACACTGGCTAGATATATACAAGACCTCTGGGAAAAATGATTTTCATTCTTCCAAACAAAGATTGTTCTTCACTCTAT GCAACAGTTATCGGGATATATTGCATTGCAATAAAAAGCCCTTTTACCTCAAAGGCTTGGAAGATGACTCGAGCATCATGGATGGATACATAATGCATACC TTAAATCACGTCTTCAAAACTAGAGATATTGTGACAAAGAATGATTCTAAAGCGGCCAAGCACCAAGAGAAATCCAAGGATAATTTACTTAATGATGATAGTTTCCTTGATCAGGGATTTACTCGTCCCAAG GTTCTGATTCTGTTGCCGCTGGCAAGCAATGCGCTTCGAGTTGTTAAGAGGCTTATCCAACTGACCCCTTCATCTCACAAG GCTACTGTGGAGCACATGGACCGATTCTATAAGGAGTTTGATAATGAAGATGTGGAAGACAGTGAGGATGAAAACAAAGAATCTGGAAGTGGCCAGGATTTTGGAAATTTAAATTCTCAAAAGTCTTCAAAACCTTCCGACTTTGAATCACTTTTTGGTGGGATTAACAATGATCATTTTGTATTTGGTATAAAGTTCACTAG GCGGAGCATAAAACTGTACAGTGATTTTTATTCCTCGGATATTATAGTTGCTTCTGCTCTTGGTTTGCTTACA AAAATGGGGCAGGCAGAAAAAGACAAGGACAAAGATGTTGACTATCTTTCTTCTATAGAG CTTCTCATTATTGATTATGCGGAGGTCATCACTATGCAG AACTGGTCTTATTTGTCATCTGTTGTTAAACAATTGAACCTTATTCCATCAAAGCAGCATGGAACTGATGTTATGCGCATAAGGCAGTG GTACTTGGATGGGTATGCAAGATTTTACAGGCAAACAATAATGTTGTCATCATATTTAAACCCAG ATATAAATGCAATGTTCAATCACCAGTGTGTTAATTACCAAGGGAAG gtGAAGTTGGAGTGTGAATATAAAGGTGTCCTTCCCAAGGTGCTGCTACAGGTGCAACAG ATTTACCAGAGATTTGGTGCAGACTCAGTAGAAGATATTGATGATGCTCGTCTTGAGTATTTTACGAAGAAG GTTTTCCCAAAGATTAAAGATTCTAGTGAG GGTGGTGTTATGATATTCATCAGTTCTTACTTTGAGTTTGTTCGAATTAGGAACTTTTTAAAGTCACAGAATGCATCCTTTTGTCTACTTTCAGA GTATACAAAACAAAGTGATATTTCTCGTGCTCGAGTTTGGTTTTTTGAAGGGAAAAGGAAAATCATGCTTTATACAGAGAGAATGCACTTCTACCACAGATACAAG ATTCGTGGTATTAAGAATTTGATGTTCTATTCACTCCCTGAGAGAAAGGAGTTTTACCCCGAG ATCGTTAACATGGTTGAGGGGTCTGATAACCTTACGAGCACCACACTCTTCTCTCGCTTCGATCAATTacgg CTGGAGAGAATCGTTGGAACATCAAATGCAAAGAGAATGGTGAAATCGGAAAAGGAGGTGTTTGTATTCTGTTGA